A genomic segment from Janthinobacterium sp. 64 encodes:
- the thiL gene encoding thiamine-phosphate kinase, producing MAPHDALSEFDLIKHYFVRQRTGRATLGIGDDCALITPAAGKQIAISSDMLVENRHFFAGADARMLGHKSLAVNLSDLAAMGARPVAFTLALALPQAERSWLAGFAEGLFALADAFNCELIGGDTTKGPLNICITVFGELAPGQALRRSAAVAGDDIWVSGTLGDARLALAGYRVEQELAPDDLLMAAARMHTPTPRVALGCALAEAGLAHAAIDISDGLVGDLGHILKASQVGATLDVDALPAGPVLARQDMHLRRRYTAAGGDDYELCFTASASSRDAIAALAASCGTPVTRVGRIEAHTGLRLVDAAGLPLDLALSSFDHFSD from the coding sequence ATGGCCCCACACGACGCGCTTTCCGAATTCGACCTGATCAAACACTATTTCGTGCGCCAGCGCACCGGCCGCGCCACCCTGGGCATCGGCGACGATTGCGCGCTGATTACGCCAGCGGCGGGCAAGCAGATCGCCATCTCGTCGGACATGCTGGTCGAGAACCGGCACTTCTTTGCCGGCGCCGACGCCCGCATGCTCGGGCATAAAAGCCTGGCCGTGAATTTGTCCGACCTGGCCGCCATGGGCGCGCGTCCCGTGGCATTCACGTTGGCGCTGGCGCTGCCGCAAGCCGAGCGCAGCTGGCTGGCCGGCTTTGCCGAAGGCCTGTTTGCGCTGGCCGATGCGTTTAATTGCGAACTGATCGGTGGCGACACCACCAAGGGCCCTTTGAATATCTGCATCACCGTCTTTGGCGAACTGGCGCCTGGCCAGGCCCTGCGCCGCAGCGCGGCCGTGGCGGGCGACGACATCTGGGTCAGCGGCACGCTGGGCGACGCGCGCCTGGCGCTGGCCGGCTACCGCGTGGAACAGGAACTGGCGCCAGACGACCTGCTGATGGCCGCCGCGCGCATGCACACGCCCACGCCGCGCGTGGCGCTCGGTTGCGCCCTGGCCGAAGCGGGCCTGGCACATGCGGCCATCGACATTTCCGACGGCCTGGTGGGAGACCTGGGGCACATATTGAAAGCGTCGCAAGTGGGCGCCACCCTCGACGTCGACGCCCTGCCGGCCGGCCCCGTGCTGGCGCGGCAAGACATGCATCTGCGCCGCCGCTACACGGCCGCCGGCGGCGACGATTATGAGCTGTGCTTCACGGCGAGCGCCTCGTCGCGCGACGCCATCGCCGCGCTGGCGGCCAGCTGCGGCACGCCAGTCACCAGGGTCGGACGCATTGAGGCGCACACAGGCTTGCGGCTGGTCGATGCGGCAGGTTTGCCGCTCGATTTGGCGTTGAGTTCTTTCGACCACTTCAGCGATTGA
- a CDS encoding MarR family winged helix-turn-helix transcriptional regulator, whose protein sequence is MTTTPQEHTRAQFAAAQWQRELPQMDTAAMQLVGQLGTVAQLMARDWLNPLFAEHGLQPGEFDVLATLRRSGAPYSLMPTALYEAAMLSSGGMTNRIDRLEAAGLIERQKHPTDRRGVLVALTPKGLELIDKLVLLHVENERAMLSALSADEQRQLDQLLAKLLQGMAQAKEI, encoded by the coding sequence ATGACAACTACCCCGCAAGAACACACGCGCGCGCAATTTGCCGCCGCACAATGGCAGCGTGAATTGCCGCAGATGGATACCGCCGCCATGCAGCTGGTGGGCCAGCTGGGCACGGTGGCGCAGCTGATGGCGCGCGACTGGCTCAACCCGCTGTTTGCCGAACACGGCTTGCAACCGGGCGAGTTCGACGTGCTGGCCACCTTGCGCCGCTCGGGCGCGCCCTACAGCTTGATGCCGACGGCCCTGTACGAGGCAGCCATGCTGTCCTCGGGCGGCATGACCAACCGCATCGACCGGCTGGAAGCGGCCGGCCTGATCGAACGCCAGAAGCACCCGACGGACCGGCGCGGCGTGCTGGTGGCCCTGACGCCGAAGGGATTGGAGTTGATTGACAAGCTGGTGCTGCTGCACGTGGAGAACGAGCGCGCCATGCTGTCGGCGCTCAGCGCCGACGAGCAGCGCCAGCTCGACCAGTTGCTGGCCAAGCTGTTGCAGGGCATGGCGCAGGCGAAGGAAATTTAG
- a CDS encoding MFS transporter: MPSARPAVSPSSTSSALLVAAIILLGLNLRPILAAIGPLLDSIQASTGISNADAGLLTTVPVFAMGVCALAGAQLQRRLGVARGISLGIAIIAAACALRWPLHGSGGLIATAALGGLGIALVQALLPAFIKRHFPQRAGQLMGFYTTGIMGGAAIAAASASPLAQSWGWSALLALWALPAVAAALLWRRASAARVEISTGAGASLPMGSGRAWLLMVFFGIGTGAYTLVLAWLPPFYTELGWSAADSGLLLGALTLVEVLAGLVISSVIHRFPDRRILLLSVLLSVLGGLACLIVAPAQLAIPAVVLLGCGIGALFPLSLIVSMDHVTDPAGAGALLGFVQGGGYIIASSMPFIAGLIRQHSSSLAQAWMVMAGGVVVLLLIAVRFTPGARLASPAGKIA, encoded by the coding sequence ATGCCATCCGCACGACCTGCCGTATCCCCTTCTTCAACGTCTTCGGCCCTGCTGGTGGCCGCCATCATCCTGCTGGGCTTGAACTTGCGGCCCATCCTGGCCGCCATCGGGCCCTTGCTCGACAGTATCCAGGCCAGCACGGGCATCAGCAATGCCGACGCGGGCTTGCTGACCACCGTGCCCGTGTTCGCCATGGGCGTGTGCGCGCTGGCGGGCGCGCAGCTGCAGCGCCGCCTGGGCGTGGCGCGTGGCATCTCGCTGGGCATCGCCATCATCGCTGCCGCCTGCGCGCTGCGCTGGCCCTTGCATGGCAGCGGCGGCCTGATTGCCACGGCGGCCCTGGGTGGCCTGGGCATCGCATTGGTGCAAGCCTTGCTGCCAGCCTTCATCAAGCGCCATTTCCCCCAGCGGGCGGGCCAGTTGATGGGCTTTTATACGACCGGCATCATGGGCGGCGCGGCCATTGCCGCCGCGTCCGCTTCACCGCTGGCGCAAAGCTGGGGCTGGAGCGCGCTGCTGGCCCTGTGGGCGCTGCCGGCCGTGGCGGCCGCCCTGCTGTGGCGCCGTGCATCGGCCGCGCGCGTGGAGATATCTACCGGCGCGGGCGCGAGCCTGCCCATGGGCAGTGGCCGCGCCTGGCTGCTGATGGTGTTTTTCGGCATCGGCACGGGCGCCTACACGCTGGTGCTGGCCTGGCTGCCGCCGTTTTATACGGAACTGGGCTGGAGCGCGGCCGACAGCGGCTTGCTGCTCGGCGCCCTGACCCTGGTGGAAGTGCTGGCGGGACTGGTGATTTCCAGCGTCATCCACCGCTTTCCCGACCGCCGCATCCTGCTGCTGTCCGTCTTGTTGTCCGTGCTGGGCGGCCTGGCTTGCCTGATCGTGGCGCCGGCGCAACTGGCTATTCCCGCCGTGGTCTTGCTCGGTTGCGGCATCGGCGCTTTGTTCCCCTTGTCGCTGATCGTCAGCATGGACCATGTGACGGACCCGGCCGGCGCCGGCGCCCTGCTCGGTTTTGTACAGGGTGGCGGCTACATCATCGCCAGCAGCATGCCCTTCATCGCCGGCCTGATCCGCCAGCATTCGTCCAGCCTGGCCCAGGCGTGGATGGTGATGGCCGGCGGCGTGGTGGTGCTGCTGCTGATCGCCGTGCGCTTCACGCCGGGGGCGCGGCTGGCGTCGCCAGCGGGAAAAATCGCGTAG